The stretch of DNA GTCGAAATCCCAATGGCTGACGGTGGAGAAGGAACTGTTTGCGCGTTATTACAAACAATCGGTGGGGAAGAAATAACTTGCACGGTAGAAGATCCGTTAGGACGTTTAATAGAAGCAAGTTATGGATGGCTCAAATTTAAAAAGGCGGCCATTATAGAAACCGCTTCCGCATCGGGGCTCCCGTTATTAACCTTAGAAGAACTTAATCCGTTACAAACATCTAGCTTTGGTACTGGACAGTTAATAAAAGATGCTCTTGATAGAGGTGCAGAAAACATAATTTTAGGACTTGGTGGTAGTGCAACGGTCGATGCTGGTGTTGGACTTTTTCAAGCGCTTGGTTTAATCGTCCTAGATAAAACAGGATGCGAGATCGATAGAGTAGGTGGACGTTTACACGAAATACATAGTATAGATATAGCAAACGTTGATTCAAGGCTTTATAATGTCAAACTGACCATTGCATCAGATGTTACGAGCCCACTATTAGGTGAAAAGGGCGCTGTGTACATGTTTGGTCCACAAAAAGGAATTACGACAGAACAGCTTCCATACTTTGAAAAAGGAATGGAACACTTTTCATATGTAATGAACAATGTGTCAGTACAGGATTACAGGTTGTATCCTGGTAGTGGAGCTGCTGGAGGAATTGGTTTTAGTTTATTATCATTGCTAGATGTACAGTTCGAAAGTGGGCTTAATCTTATTGTAGAAATGACGAACTTTCGTGAACATGTAAAGACGGCCGACTTAGTTGTGACAGGTGAAGGTAAAATTGATGGCCAGTCCTTAATGGGAAAAGTACCAGTAGGACTTGCTCGAATTGCGAAAGAAAATGGTGTGCCAGTTATTGTCATTACAGGTTCCATTGGTGATAATTCTTCTTTGCTTGAACAGGAAGGAATTAAAGCTATTCTTTCGATTGTAGACGGACCAATGTCGTTAAAAGAGGCAATTACAAACGGTGAGACACTTCTCTACGAAACAACAAAACGAATGATGAAACTATTGCAGATTGGAACGGTTTTAGGAAGACAGAAAAAAAGCTAAACATTTTCCTAGTTACAACTTAGACAGTCACTATCAATATTTAAGAATCTAATAGTTTTGCTCCTATATGTTCAAGAGCAATATTTACTTCATATATGTTGTATATTTTTTTCTCTAAGCAAAAAAGTATCGTTAGATCAAACATATCACTATCAGATAACGTATAACCGGCGGAACGTAATAGTTTGTCGGTTTGTTTTTTATCTAATTCTAGCGCTAATGCTAATTGGATTATCGTGTTTTTCCGTGGTCGGTAATTAGGCGTGGATCGTATTTTTGAAAAAAGCTTTCGGTCTAAGCCGGCCTTCTTATATACCTCCGAATCTTTCAAACCTTTCTTATCTATAAATTGAAACAGCACTTCGGTAAACGTAGGTTGCTGTTTTCTTTTAATAAATTGTTGTAATTCGATATTGATAACATTTTCGGAAATTTGTTTCTCCAAATAATAATCCGCATCCATAGAGTAAAGTACTTTTGGTTCCATATGTAGTGAGATGTATGCTTCTAATTGTTTTAATAATTCAGGATTAATCATTCCTTCATCCTCCGAAAATGTCGCTTTTAAGGCGACCATTTATTGGTTTTAATTGGCTATTATTATAGCATAAACAGAAGGAAGGATGATTTAGATGAACAACAAATTAACAGAAATAATTTTTTTATTAGACAGAAGCGGTTCCATGGCTGGTTTAGAAAGTGACACAATTGGAGGGTTTAATTCGTTCGTTAAAAGGCAAGGTGAGTTACCGGGAGAAACTAAGTTAACAACTGTTTTATTTGATGACGTCTATGAAATCTTGTGGGACGGTGTTTCTGCACATTCTATTTCATTAACGGACAATGAATATTTCGTTCGAGGTACCACTGCTTTGCTTGATGCTGTAGGAAAAAGTATCGTGTCGGTAGGCAACCGATTGAAGAGTACTTCAGAAAAGCATCGTCCAGGCAAAGTAATCTTCGTTATTACAACGGACGGCATGGAAAATGCCAGTCGTGAATTCACTTATGAAAAATTAAAAAAGCTAATTACTCATCAACAAGAAAAATATAACTGGGAATTCATTTTTATGGGAGCAAACATAGATGCCGTTAAAGAAGCAGATTCGCTCGGCATATCTATCGATAATGCCTTCCAGTTCGAAGCATCAGAAAAGGGTGTGGAAAAAATGTATGATGTAGTTTGTGAGGCGGTAATAGATAGAAGAAATATATAAACTAATAAGAGAGTGATAGCCTTTGTAGGTTGTCACTTTTTTTAGTTTCATGTATAAAACTGGAGAAATGGTGCGGTCTAGTATCCTAG from Sutcliffiella cohnii encodes:
- a CDS encoding glycerate kinase, producing MKIVVAPDSFKGSFDSLKATQIISQAIKDFDHQIEVVEIPMADGGEGTVCALLQTIGGEEITCTVEDPLGRLIEASYGWLKFKKAAIIETASASGLPLLTLEELNPLQTSSFGTGQLIKDALDRGAENIILGLGGSATVDAGVGLFQALGLIVLDKTGCEIDRVGGRLHEIHSIDIANVDSRLYNVKLTIASDVTSPLLGEKGAVYMFGPQKGITTEQLPYFEKGMEHFSYVMNNVSVQDYRLYPGSGAAGGIGFSLLSLLDVQFESGLNLIVEMTNFREHVKTADLVVTGEGKIDGQSLMGKVPVGLARIAKENGVPVIVITGSIGDNSSLLEQEGIKAILSIVDGPMSLKEAITNGETLLYETTKRMMKLLQIGTVLGRQKKS
- a CDS encoding vWA domain-containing protein; the encoded protein is MNNKLTEIIFLLDRSGSMAGLESDTIGGFNSFVKRQGELPGETKLTTVLFDDVYEILWDGVSAHSISLTDNEYFVRGTTALLDAVGKSIVSVGNRLKSTSEKHRPGKVIFVITTDGMENASREFTYEKLKKLITHQQEKYNWEFIFMGANIDAVKEADSLGISIDNAFQFEASEKGVEKMYDVVCEAVIDRRNI